GGGCACCGATCCGGACTACGAGCGCGCCCAGGACGCCTACAACGAGACGGGCGCCGTCCCGTACTTCCTCCGCCCGATCGACCAGATCACCGGCTACTTCGACGGCCTCGACCTCCTCGACCCGGGCGTCGTCTCCGTACCGCTGTGGCACCCGGACGACACGACGGCGGGCGAGCCGAAGCCGATCGGGCAGCACGGCGGGGTGGGTCGGAAGCCGTAGGGCGCGTCGGGCGGCGGGGGCGGGGCCAGGGCCTGAGCTCAGTGCGCCCCGGTCCCACCGCCGGCCCCGACTCAGACTCCGACTCCGGCCCCGGATGGGGTCCCTGCCGCGCCGTCGTCCGCCAGGTCGGCCACGACGGCCGCGTGGTCGGAGGGCCATACGCCGTCGACGGGGCCGTCACCCGCCCTCCGCGCGGCGCGTACGTGGCCGAGTCCACCGGGCCCCGGCGGTCCGACATGGATGTAGTCGACCCGTACGCTCGGCCCGTGCGAGCCGGCGACGTACGGGTTGGCGAGGTCCCAGGTGGCCGACGGGGCGCCCGGATCGGCGTACTCCCAGACGTCGAAGAAGTACTGCCCGGGCACGGCGGGCGCGGTCTTGTAGCCGCCGAACAGCCGGACCTCGTCGGAGTCGGGCCAGGCGTTGAAGTCGCCGGTGATCACGGGCGGGTGGCCGGTGTCGCCGCCCCGGTGCCGGGACACGAACTCGGCCAGCGCGGTGACCTGGTGGCAGCGCTGCGCGGACCCGTCGGTCTCGGAGCTGAGGTGGGCGGTGAAGAACGGCACGGGCGCGCCCGGCGCGTCGAGGAGGGCGTACAGCGCGCCGCGCCCGCTGCCGCCCTCCGCCGTCGGCAGCCCGATGGCGTCCCGCTCCAGGACGGGCCACCGGCTCAGCACGGCGACACCGATCCCGACACCGGGGTCGTGGATCCGCCGCTGCCAGCGCTCGGCGTCGCCGTACTCGCCCCAGGCCCAGTGCAGGCCGAGTTCCCGGGCGAGCCATCCGGCGAGGTTGCCCTCTCCCGTCTCCTCCCCACGCTGGTCCCAGACCTCCTGCAATCCGACGACATCGGGGCGCAGTTCACGCAGCACGGCGAGGATCGCCTTCTGCCGCTCCTGCCACGGCCCGAACCGCCACCACAGGTTCCACGTCACGACCCGCACCGGCCACCCACCACCTTCGCCCCGCGCCCGATCCCGTACTCCGTACCTCCCACGCCCCGAGGAGAACCACGCCGATGTCCCGCGAAACAGATCGCAAACAGCGCGTCGTGACGGCCTTCCAGCGCCACGTCGCCAACCCGCTCCTGCGCAGGATGCCGCTCCAGACCCTCCTGGAGACCACCGGCCGCACCTCCGGCCTCCCCCGTCGCACCCCCATCGGCGGCCGCCGCGTCGGCGACACGTTCTGGCTCGTCTCGGAGTACGGCGAGAAGTCCCACTACATCCGCAACATCAAGGCCGACCCGTCGGTCCGCGTCCGCATCCGGGGCCGCTGGCACGAGGGCACGGCTCACCTGCTCCCCGACGACGACCCGGTGGCCCGCCTGCGGACGCTGCCCCGTATGAACAGCGCGGCGGTACGGGTGCTGGGGTCACGGCTGCTGACGGTACGGGTGGACCTGCGCGGCTAGGAACCGTTCGGCAGGCGGCACTTCGGCGCGGCGCTCGACGCCCACCGGCGGCCCGCGCACGGCCCCGGACGACACCGTTTCGCTCCCGGGGCCCTGGGAAGCCGAGACCCAGCTGTCCCCGGGGCCCGGCACGTCCCACGGCCCCCGCGACGGATAGCATCTCCTTTTTCTCCCCCCACCTACATATTTGGAGTCCCCCGTGAACCGCACCCCCGGCTTCCCTCTCTCCCGCCGCGGCCTCATACGCACCGGCGCCGGCGCCTCGCTCGCGGCGCTCGGGCTGGGCGTCGGCGCGCAGACCGCCTCCGCCGCGGTGGCCGCCACCAAGCGGTTCGATCTCACACAGCCGTCGTACGACCTGTTCCGGTCCAAGGACACGCACGGAGCGCGGGTCCAGCAGAGCTTCGCCTTCGACTGGGAGAACAAGTTCCTGTTCGTGGCGACCAAGCGGAGCGGAAGCACCGAGGCCGACGGCGACCTGTG
This genomic stretch from Streptomyces deccanensis harbors:
- a CDS encoding endonuclease/exonuclease/phosphatase family protein, producing MRVVTWNLWWRFGPWQERQKAILAVLRELRPDVVGLQEVWDQRGEETGEGNLAGWLARELGLHWAWGEYGDAERWQRRIHDPGVGIGVAVLSRWPVLERDAIGLPTAEGGSGRGALYALLDAPGAPVPFFTAHLSSETDGSAQRCHQVTALAEFVSRHRGGDTGHPPVITGDFNAWPDSDEVRLFGGYKTAPAVPGQYFFDVWEYADPGAPSATWDLANPYVAGSHGPSVRVDYIHVGPPGPGGLGHVRAARRAGDGPVDGVWPSDHAAVVADLADDGAAGTPSGAGVGV
- a CDS encoding nitroreductase/quinone reductase family protein — its product is MSRETDRKQRVVTAFQRHVANPLLRRMPLQTLLETTGRTSGLPRRTPIGGRRVGDTFWLVSEYGEKSHYIRNIKADPSVRVRIRGRWHEGTAHLLPDDDPVARLRTLPRMNSAAVRVLGSRLLTVRVDLRG